The Mycolicibacterium parafortuitum nucleotide sequence ATCGCGAGGTAGCCCATGCCCGCACTCGCGGCGGCGACGAGCACCGCCAGGATCCGCAGCGGCCATCCGCGCACCGCCAGCGCCGCGACCGCGGCCGCGGCCAGCAACAGCGCGAGCGGCACCAGCGCCGTGGACCACGTGGAGCCCGCCAGATCGGTCGTCTTCGGTTGCCCGAGGCCGTCGAACGAACTGATCTGAACCCATGTCAGGCGCGAGGCGCCCCACAGGCCCACCGCGGCGAGCAGAAGCAGGAGTTGCGCGACCCGGGTCACGGCTCTCTCAGCGTCTCGGCGGCGGCGATCGCGGCGAGCACCGCTCGCGCCTTGTTCGCGGACTCGTTGTACTCGTACGGACCGTTGGAATCCGCGACAACGCCACCACCGGCCTGCACGTAGGCGGTGCCGTCGCGCATCAACGCGGTCCGGATCGCGATCGCGAAGTCGGCGTTGCCCGCAAAATCGAGATAGCCGAGCACGCCGCCGTAGAGGCCGCGGCGGGTCTTCTCGACCTCCTCGATGAGCTCCATCGCCCGCACCTTCGGCGCACCCGACAGCGTCCCGGCCGGGAAGCAGGCCGTCACGGCGTCCAGCGCGGTCCTGCCGTCGGCGAGCAGTCCGGTCACCGTCGACACCAGGTGCATCACGTGGCTGTAGCGCTCGATGTGGCTGTAATCCTCGACCTTCACCGTGCCCGGCCGGCACACGCGGCCCAGGTCGTTGCGGCCGAGATCGACGAGCATCAGGTGCTCGGCGAGTTCCTTCTCGTCGGACAGCAGTTCCTTCTCCAGGAGAAGGTCTTCCTCCTCGGTGTCACCGCGCCACCGGGTGCCGGCGATCGGGTGCGTGGTGGCGCGCCCGTCCTTGACGGTGACGAGCGCCTCGGGGCTGGATCCCACGATCGAGAAGTCCAGTCCCCCATCGCTGTTCGGGACGTTGAGCAGGTACATGTACGGGCTGGGGTTGGTCACCCGCAGCATCCGGTAGACATCCAGCGGGTCCGCGTCGGTGTCCATCTCGAAGCGCTGGGACGGCACCACCTGGAAGGCCTCACCGGCCTCGATGTCGCCGACCAGCTTGTCGACGACCTTCGTGTACTCCTGCACGGTCAGCTGCGCGCGATGCTGCGGGGCGGGCCGGCTGAACGTCGCCACGGTCGAGGCCAGCGGCTCGGCCAGCGCCGCGGTCATCACATCCAGCCGCGCGACGGCGTCGTCATAGGCCTCGTCGACGCGCTCGTCGGTGCCGTTCCAGTTCACCGCGTTCGCGATCAGCGTGATCGTGCCCTCGTGGTGGTCGACGGCGGCGATGTCGGTGGCCAGCAACAGCATCATGTCCGGCAGCCCGAGGTCGTCGACCGTCAGCTCCGGCAGCCGCTCCAGCCGGCGCACCATGTCGTAGGCGAAGAACCCGACCAGGCCCGACGACAACGGCGGCAGACCGGACAACGGGGCGGTCTCCAGCAGCGACAGCGTCGACCTCAGCGCCTCCAGCGGGTCACCGCCCGCGGGGGCGTCCTGCGGGATGACGCCGAGCCATACCGCCTCGCCGTCGCGCACCGTCAGAGCCGACGGTGCCCCCGCGCCGATGAACGACCAGCGCGACCACGACCGCCCGTTCTCCGCGGACTCCAGCAGGAACGTTCCGGGCCGGTTGGCGGCCAGCTTGCGATACGCCGACAACGGCGTCTCGCTGTCGGCGAGCACCTTGCGGGTCACCGGGACCACGCGATGCTCGGCGGCCAGCGTCCGGAAGTCCTCCCGCGAGGTCGTCACGGTCAGGTCGGCGGTCGTCTGCACGCCGCGATTCTCCCAGACGTACCGTGATAAGCATGAATCCCCTCAAACCGGGTGATCGGGTCGCCGAGT carries:
- a CDS encoding anthranilate synthase component I, whose amino-acid sequence is MQTTADLTVTTSREDFRTLAAEHRVVPVTRKVLADSETPLSAYRKLAANRPGTFLLESAENGRSWSRWSFIGAGAPSALTVRDGEAVWLGVIPQDAPAGGDPLEALRSTLSLLETAPLSGLPPLSSGLVGFFAYDMVRRLERLPELTVDDLGLPDMMLLLATDIAAVDHHEGTITLIANAVNWNGTDERVDEAYDDAVARLDVMTAALAEPLASTVATFSRPAPQHRAQLTVQEYTKVVDKLVGDIEAGEAFQVVPSQRFEMDTDADPLDVYRMLRVTNPSPYMYLLNVPNSDGGLDFSIVGSSPEALVTVKDGRATTHPIAGTRWRGDTEEEDLLLEKELLSDEKELAEHLMLVDLGRNDLGRVCRPGTVKVEDYSHIERYSHVMHLVSTVTGLLADGRTALDAVTACFPAGTLSGAPKVRAMELIEEVEKTRRGLYGGVLGYLDFAGNADFAIAIRTALMRDGTAYVQAGGGVVADSNGPYEYNESANKARAVLAAIAAAETLREP